The proteins below are encoded in one region of Xenopus laevis strain J_2021 chromosome 8L, Xenopus_laevis_v10.1, whole genome shotgun sequence:
- the LOC108698322 gene encoding protein kinase C delta type, with the protein MMATWTSRKQRVAMKISEKTPETEMEVRVLKVAKGSPFLCHAYGAFQSKNHAYIILEYIRGGTLMAAMRKAGHLKEDTIAFYAAEMICGLQFLHSNGIIHRDLKPANILLDGERHIKIADFGLAMDNMVGNNTTTGLIGTTRYMAPEVLQGEQYNAAADWWSLGIIFYQMATSIFPFFAKNGNQLSALMEEPIYPSWLSKELVDLLQALLKKDQHLRLGTTGNIRKHPFFHHIDWVQLENRQVQPPFQLAVRSVEDFCDSDGESAFFSRKKMMNSNSRVLEDFSFLDSGCQE; encoded by the exons ATGATGGCTACTTGGACCAGCAGGAAACAACGCGTAGCCATGAAGATCTCAGAGAAGACACCAGAGACTGAGATGGAAGTCCGCGTGCTAAAGGTTGCTAAGGGCAGCCCTTTCCTATGTCACGCCTATGGGGCCTTTCAATCAAAG AACCATGCCTATATCATCCTGGAGTACATCAGAGGGGGTACACTTATGGCTGCGATGAGGAAGGCAGGACACCTGAAGGAAGACACCATCGC gttCTACGCAGCAGAGATGATTTGCGGCCTGCAGTTCCTTCATTCCAACGGCATCATCCATCG TGACCTGAAACCAGCTAACATCCTGCTAGACGGAGAAAGACACATAAAAATAGCTGACTTTGGTCTGGCAATGGACAACATGGTCGGGAACAACACCACCACAGGCCTGATTGGAACAACCAGATATATGGCACCAGAG GTGCTCCAAGGAGAGCAGTACAACGCAGCAGCAGATTGGTGGTCTTTGGGTATCATCTTCTACCAAATGGCCACCTCCATATTCCCATTTTTCGCCAAAAATGGGAATCAACTATCAGCACTCATGGAGGAGCCCATTTATCCCAGCTGGCTCAGTAAAGAACTGGTGGATCTCCTGCAAGCA ctATTGAAGAAAGACCAGCATCTTCGCCTTGGCACAACCGGGAACATCAGGAAGCACCCTTTCTTCCATCATATTGACTGGGTGCAACTGGAAAATCGCCAAGTACAACCACCTTTCCAGCTAGCAGTG cgATCAGTTGAGGACTTCTGTGACTCCGATGGagaatctgcatttttttcaaggAAGAAAATGATGAACAGCAATAGCAGGGTCCTAGAGGATTTCTCCTTCCTAGATTCCGGCTGTCAGGAGTAA